TCGGTTTTGTGACGCACTTATCTCAATACGTGAAGAGATAGCGGAGATTGAGGCAGGCATCGCCGATCAGGCAGACAATGTGCTGAAAAATGCCCCCCATACGGTAGAAATGGCTACACAATCTGAATGGTGTCACCCGTATTCGCGCGAAAAAGCAGCGTTTCCAAAACCGTGGGTGCGCGATGCTAAATTTTGGCCCGCTGTAGCACGTATTAACGAAGTCTATGGGGACAGAAATCTTATGTGTGCCTGCCCGCCACTTGATGAATATTAAAGGACAAAAACAAAAAGCGTACATGACTCAAATCCAATTGACTTAAGCGAAAACCGCCGTGGAACGTAGTAGAACGGTGACGAGAATTAATAATTGAAAACATGAAAGCAATAATTATAGGCGCAGGAGAGGTTGGATTTCATATCGCCAAACTTCTTACTGTCCAAGCGAACGATGTTGTTCTCATTGATGAGTCCGATGCCGCCTGTAACCGAGTCAATGAACAGTTGGACTTGCAGACGTTACGTGGACCAGGAGCGTCGCCACGTCTCCTGAAAACCGCCGGGATTGACGAAGCCGATCTCCTCATTGCCGTTACGAATAGCGATGAGATTAATATGCTCGCTTGTCAAATAGCTGACAGGTACAGTGTTAACACAAAAATCGCTCGTGTTTCAAATCCGGACTACTTCTCCATGGAAAGTGGACTGACACCCAACGATTTCGGTATCAACCTTCTGGTTAATCCGGAGCATCTCTGTGTTGCTGAATTTGTTAGACTTCTACAAATACCTGAAGCGAGAGAGATCGTCGAATTTGAGGATGGTAAAGTTCAACTTGTTTCCTTCCGAGCTAAACAATCAAATCCGTTAATAGGAAAATCGCTTGCTGAATTAGATGAAAGTGGGCTTCTTACGGATACCCGCTTTGCCGCGATTAGTCGTCGTGGTCGTTCCAATAACGGAGACCCTACTCAGAACGGGAACAGGCACATTATCATTCCGAGAGGTGATGATGCTTTACAACAAGGGGACGAAGCCTTTGTCATCGGTAGTTCGTTGGCAGTTGAACAATTGCTGCGTATCAGTGGTATCACGTTCAATCAGCAGCTTGACCGCGTTATCATTATTGGTGCGAGTCCTATCGGCATTGAGCTTGCCCGTGTGCTTGAAGAAAACGATACCAACGTCAAACTCATTGAGGAGGATCAAACGAGAGCACGGCAAGCATCGCAAATGCTAAAGCGCACGACCGTTTTACACGGCAATTACCTCCAATTTAGGCTTCTTGAAGAAGCAGGTGTCGATGGGGTCAACGGATTCGTTTCCGTTACGGGTGACGATGAAAACGATATTATGGCATGTATGACAGCGAAAGAACAGGGCGCACAGCGTGTCCTCGCACTCGTTCAACAACCGCACTATCTCCCTTTGTTGGCACGCATTCCGAGGCTTGATGGCGCAGTGAGTCGGCATCTCACTGTTGTGAGTAATATCCTGCGACTCATCCGCCGCGGTAACATAGTTTCCGTTGCTTCACTTCATGGAATAGATGCAGAAGTTATTGAAATCGTTGCTGGTGTTAACGCGAAAATTGTTCACAAAGAACTTACCTCCTTTAAAACGACATTTCCTGAGAATGCCTTCATCGGTGCTGTTATTCGGCGGGAAAGACTCATTATTCCGACGGGACAGTCTGTTATCCAACCTGCGGATCGCGTAATTGTTTTTAGTATGCCTGGAGCGATTCCGGTTGTTGAAGACCTGTTCGCAGAACGGAGAAACTGAATAGTTATCGGTTGTCGGTTGTCAGTTAAGGGGTTTCTGACACATTAATATCTTTTAATAACCGTCGTTATTTCATTTGTGTAACAACTTTTCCAAGAAGGTGATTAGCAATCGCAACCCGACTGACAACTGATAACTATTAAATATGAGTCTTAAACTAATCTTTTATACCCTCGGCAATTTACTTATCTGTCTCGCGGGGACCATGTTATTCCCCTTGGCAGTGGCTATCTATTACAGGGTAACCACAGGCGAAATCCAGAACGATTTGATGGCGTTTGTCATCTCGGCGATAATCACCTTGATTATCGGTTTAATCCTCCGCTTCAGTGCTCGATCTCGACAGGAAGAACTCGGCATCCGAGAAGGTTTTGCTGTTGTCGCCTTGGGGTGGGTAACAGTCGCGCTCTTCGGTACGCTTCCATACCTGTTTGCTGGCGTATTTCACATTGATGGACGCTCGCCGTGGACAGCGTTCTCCTTCTGCTATTTTGAGTCTATGGCAGGATTTTCAACAACCGGTGCGACTGTCCTGACAGAGATTGAACATCTTTCGCACGCCGTGCTTTTTTGGCGGAGTTTCTCACATTGGCTCGGTGGAATGGGGATCGTTGTTCTTGCTGTTGCTATTCTTCCGATGCTCGGTATCGGTGGCATGCAGCTTTTTCGTGCCGAAGCACCCGGACCGCAAACGGATCGACTCACGCCGCGTATCGCA
The nucleotide sequence above comes from Candidatus Poribacteria bacterium. Encoded proteins:
- the trkA gene encoding Trk system potassium transporter TrkA: MKAIIIGAGEVGFHIAKLLTVQANDVVLIDESDAACNRVNEQLDLQTLRGPGASPRLLKTAGIDEADLLIAVTNSDEINMLACQIADRYSVNTKIARVSNPDYFSMESGLTPNDFGINLLVNPEHLCVAEFVRLLQIPEAREIVEFEDGKVQLVSFRAKQSNPLIGKSLAELDESGLLTDTRFAAISRRGRSNNGDPTQNGNRHIIIPRGDDALQQGDEAFVIGSSLAVEQLLRISGITFNQQLDRVIIIGASPIGIELARVLEENDTNVKLIEEDQTRARQASQMLKRTTVLHGNYLQFRLLEEAGVDGVNGFVSVTGDDENDIMACMTAKEQGAQRVLALVQQPHYLPLLARIPRLDGAVSRHLTVVSNILRLIRRGNIVSVASLHGIDAEVIEIVAGVNAKIVHKELTSFKTTFPENAFIGAVIRRERLIIPTGQSVIQPADRVIVFSMPGAIPVVEDLFAERRN